Proteins encoded within one genomic window of Nilaparvata lugens isolate BPH chromosome 11, ASM1435652v1, whole genome shotgun sequence:
- the LOC111047077 gene encoding cuticle protein, translating to MIKLTILSAILGVATCLPRAYPLTQEQLAQFVAAQQTAAGPSSAPQRLISIVPRARQAYQEPDPAAAYHKPSQAIYQAESAAAYQDDGAADPSAYQQQPVYYQAPARQPKPQQVAYIDPSQYKKYKLPRPSPAGLARDPKQPADDYDPNPQYQFSFDIKDDESTNYHNRKETRDGDKISGSYSVVDSDGFIRTVTYTADPKEGFKADVSRQPTDIVVKLPKHPTPGIAQQYQLAPSSPYTARKQQTQQYLEASSPVDGSSEQQYIPQQQYVPQRPTQALTQAALAAYAANPHRLAPNPAKSAKAYAIPQGATLLYRPAPAAAYHQ from the exons ATGATAAAG ttgacaatattatCGGCCATACTGGGCGTGGCCACATGCTTACCACGTGCCTACCCACTCACGCAGGAGCAGCTGGCTCAATTCGTGGCCGCACAACAGACGGCTGCAGGTCCATCTTCAGCACCGCAGCGACTCATCTCAATAGTGCCACGGGCCAGACAAGCCTACCAGGAGCCAGACCCAGCCGCCGCCTACCACAAGCCATCGCAAGCCATCTACCAGGCGGAGTCGGCAGCAGCCTACCAGGATGACGGAGCCGCTGATCCTTCCGCCTACCAGCAACAGCCGGTCTACTACCAGGCGCCAGCCAGGCAGCCCAAGCCGCAGCAGGTCGCTTACATCGATCCCAGCCAGTACAAGAAGTACAAGCTGCCCAGGCCTAGCCCAGCCGGACTCGCTAGGGACCCCAAGCAGCCTGCTGATGACTATGAC CCAAACCCCCAATACCAGTTCTCGTTCGACATTAAGGACGACGAATCGACCAACTACCACAACAGGAAGGAGACCCGCGATGGCGACAAGATATCTGGCAGCTACAGCGTCGTCGACTCTGACGGATTCATTCGCACAGTCACTTACACCGCTGACCCCAAAGAG GGATTCAAAGCTGACGTGAGCAGACAGCCGACTGACATTGTGGTGAAACTGCCCAAGCACCCGACTCCAGGCATTGCTCAGCAGTACCAGCTGGCTCCCTCTTCACCCTACACCGCTCGCAAGCAGCAGACTCAACAGTACTTGGAG GCTTCAAGTCCGGTTGacggaagcagcgagcagcagTATATCCCACAGCAGCAGTATGTGCCACAGAGGCCAACCCAGGCGCTCACCCAGGCGGCACTAGCAGCCTATGCGGCCAACCCTCACCGCCTGGCGCCCAATCCTGCCAAGTCAGCAAAAGCCTACGCCATTCCTCAGGGTGCCACCCTACTCTACAGACCGGCCCCCGCTGCCGCCTACCACCAATGA